TAATCCCCGCCATCGAGTACTGCAGTGATATCAGAAACCGAGGTGTTGTACATTGGGATCGGTTCATTAAAATGTCTGGTAAAAAATACCTTGGTATACGAAGCACATCCCTGTGAAGCATGCATCAAAGGCAGACAGTTTCGGATACCGTAAAATGCCAGTGCCGCACCCATCGGCTGTGAGTGTTTGATAGGATTGATCTGCAAGGGTTTGTGTTCGTGTTTGCTAAGCTCTATAGCGTAATTGACTTCCATTACTCTGCCTCCATTGATACAGTTTCCCATGGTGCTTTTTTACTAACATTGGCAAAAACAGGATTGTTAAATGCGGATTTGAGATCTTCAGCCAGGTTGAGCAGTCCTTCAAATCCTCCGTAACTTACCTTTTTCTCCTGGTTAACGTCGATAAATGAAATCTTCTTTTTGATCGCCGTATAGAGACTACGACCTCCGGCAAGCAAAATATGCGCACCTTTCTCATCGATCACTTTGGATTGCTCCGATGCCGGTGCCTTCATTAAAATACCATCAGGTCCCAGATACTCTTTGGCTTTTTCTATATCGTCTGCAGTAGATTTTCTGATAGAAGTCGCTACTACTTCAATGCCAAGGTCCTGTAGCCCTGAAGCAATAGACCAAGCTTTGTTTCCTCCGGTATTGAGTACGGCTTTTTTGCCAGCAAACATCTCCTTGTAAGGTTTCAGACGTGCTTCAAGCTTCTCCTCTTCTTCTGCCAATACTTCTTCGGCTTTAGCGATCAGTTTTTCATCGCCTAAAGCATTAACGATCTCACGGATCGCAAAGGCCGTATCACGCTTTCCGTAAAAAGAGACAGATATCCAAGGAATATCATACTGCTCTTTCATCTTTCTACACAGCGTGATAAGAGACTTGGCACAAACGATCACATTGAGCTTGGCACGGTGTGCTGTCCTTATACTTCCAACACGTCCATCTCCACTCATTGAACTGAGCACACGTATTCCGATCTTATCAAGAATCGGAAGATACTGCCACATATCTCCAGTTACGTTGTAGTCACCAATAAGGTTGATATCATAAGGAGTTGTGAACTCAGGTTCTTTGGTACCGATCAGATGTTCAAGCACTGCTTCACCTGCAAGCCTTGAACCAAGGTTCTTACCACCGACAAATCCTGGAGCATGTACAGGTACGATAGGTACACCGTGTTTCTCGCTCCCAAGCTTACAGGTCATATCGATATCATCTCCCACAAGCGCTGTCACACAGGTTGAGTAGACAAAGATCGCTTCAGGGGCATACTCTTTCATAATGAAGTCTATCGAATCAGCCAGTCTCTTGTCCCCGCCGAAAATAACATCATTGGTTCTGATACCCGTGGTAAATCCCATAACCGTATGATCACGTCCTTCATAGGAGCTCAAAGTCTCTCTTGTTTCCCAAGATGCTCCAAGACAGGTTTGCGGACCATGGACCAGATGTACCGCATCCGCATAAGGAAAGAGTGAGATCTGTGCACCGTCAAACGCACACCCTCCCGCAGCAAGCCCGGGTTTTGGCTTGTCACATCCTTCACCGGGTTTTTTATCTTTGCTGTGAGAGCAGGCACTCTCATTGAGCAACTCTTTTATCTTGGCTCTATTGACCATAAATACTCCTTTTGAGCGTAATATCCATAGTTATGCAATTTTTGTGCGAGAAGAGGGTTTTGGGGTATCAAATCCTATGAATTTCACTACTAATGTATTTAAAAAGGAAACGGAAAATCCTGTAGCTCAAGAAAATGTAACAAAAGCCGTTTCCAAAACAACCACTTATGCTATAATCCCTGTATGAAAAAACGCCTCGACCAACTCCTCTCAAGCCTAGGCTACTGCAGCCGTAAAGATGTCAGAAAACTCATTGCTATGGGTATCGTTACTGTTGAAGGAGAATCCCGTATCAAACCCGAGACCAAAGTGACGCATGAGATAGTGCGTTTCGACGGTGAGCCCCTTGATCCTCCGCAAGGAATGGTCATCTTGATGCATAAACCCGTCGGTGTGGTCTGCTCCCATGATGACGGCGAAGGAAAACTGGTCTATGATCTGCTCCCGAATAGATGGCGTCTTCGCTCACCCAAGCTCTCTACCGTAGGCAGGCTTGACAAAGAGACCAGCGGACTGCTGCTTATCACAGATGATGGCAAGCTTATCCATGCCCTCACCTCCCCCCGTAAAAAGGTTGCCAAACGCTACGAAGCGACTCTGGCACAACCACTGACGGGTGAAGAGAAAGCGCTTTTTGCTTCAGGTACATTGATGCTCAATGGTGAAAAAACCCCATGTCTTCCGGCACGGCTTGAAGAGGGCGACGGTATCCATGTAGCCTTGGAGATCACGGAGGGTCGTTACCACCAGGTACGCCGTATGTTTGCCGCGGCAGGCAACCATGTCAACGCGCTGCACCGCAGCCGCATGGGAACACTCGAGTTGGGAGAGCTTCAAGCTGGCGAGTTCAGGATTCTCTCCCCTGAAGAGATCGCACGCTGTTCTACGGAATCTGAATCATGAATAAAAACACCGATTTCAACGAAAAGTGTTACACTCTCCTCCGTCAAATTCCCAAAGGCAAAATCACTACCTATAAAGAGCTTGCTAGGGCGTTAGGATCCAAAGCATGGCGGGCAGTAGGCACTGCCTTGGCAAAAAACCCCGATCTCATCACAACACCCTGTCACCGTGTCATACGCAGTGACGGAAATATCGGTGAGTATGCTCTGGGCAGGGAGAAGAAGATAGAACTGCTCAAAAGTGAAGGTATCAAAATCACCAATGGAAAAATAGAAAACTTTGAGGAGTATTTCTATTCATTTCAACCCTAAAACATTTTTTGCACTATAGAGAATACTTCTACCCTACTATCGAACAATTTTTGCAAATATTTTTTTATGAAATATAATAAAATTGAACTTTACTGCACCCACTGTGACAAAAACTACACTATTACTAAAGAAGATCTGAACCTGATGGTACCTTTGTATCATCATTCTATTATTTGTGAAAATGATAGATACAGGTTTGAAAGCGGTTGTTTTTTCAAAGAGCTTGCAATACTTAAACGAAAACAAAAAACTATGCCTCTAGTCAGGTCTCAATACTCCTAAGGGAATAAAGAATGCATCTCTACTAAAAATTAGAAAGGAATAATCATGGAACATCACGTAATTATAGAAAAACTTTGCAGCTGCGCTAAAAGAGACGGTTTGAGTCAGGTCGTCACCTTTGATACAAAAGAGAGTGCTAAAAATGCAGCTGAAACACAACTTTCATTTATGGAAAGCAGTTTCTGTGGAAAACACAATTTTGACATCACCGAAGTGGATGACCATTATGTGATCGGTATGCTTGGCGGAGGATGCGGCTGCGGTACACAGCACATGCACTAAATTGCGACAAATCCTTACAAAATTGGCAGAATGTCAAAATTGTATCAACCAGCTTAGTCCATTATCATCGGTGAAAAAAAATCAAGTATAATGAGATGAAATCAATGAAGGGTTTTTCATGAAAAAAATCTATTTAGCCGGGCCTGATGTGTTTGAAAAAGATGCTTTAGATGTAGGTAAAATGCTTAAAGAACTTTGCAGTAACTTTGGATTTGAAGGGCTTTTCCCTTTGGATAATATCTTGGAAGCAGAGGAACCCCAAGCCTTGGCACGAGAGATCAGGCAGGCAAACCTGGCATTGATACAACAAGCTGATATCGTTATGGCAAACCTCAATCCTTTTAGGGGCCTTGAACCTGATTCGGGGACAGTCTATGAAGTAGGATTTGCCGAAGCATTGGGCAAACCGGTCTTTGGTTATGCCGAGGATCTTAGAACAATGAAAGAGCGCATTGTAGAGTCTCAAAAACTTTGTGATTCCGATATCTACTGCAAAGAAGGTAAACTCATAGAGGACTTTGAACTCTCTCATAACCTCATGCTCTCCCATACCTTAGTGGCTACCGATGCAAAAACATGTCTTATG
This is a stretch of genomic DNA from Sulfurovum zhangzhouensis. It encodes these proteins:
- the nifE gene encoding nitrogenase iron-molybdenum cofactor biosynthesis protein NifE: MVNRAKIKELLNESACSHSKDKKPGEGCDKPKPGLAAGGCAFDGAQISLFPYADAVHLVHGPQTCLGASWETRETLSSYEGRDHTVMGFTTGIRTNDVIFGGDKRLADSIDFIMKEYAPEAIFVYSTCVTALVGDDIDMTCKLGSEKHGVPIVPVHAPGFVGGKNLGSRLAGEAVLEHLIGTKEPEFTTPYDINLIGDYNVTGDMWQYLPILDKIGIRVLSSMSGDGRVGSIRTAHRAKLNVIVCAKSLITLCRKMKEQYDIPWISVSFYGKRDTAFAIREIVNALGDEKLIAKAEEVLAEEEEKLEARLKPYKEMFAGKKAVLNTGGNKAWSIASGLQDLGIEVVATSIRKSTADDIEKAKEYLGPDGILMKAPASEQSKVIDEKGAHILLAGGRSLYTAIKKKISFIDVNQEKKVSYGGFEGLLNLAEDLKSAFNNPVFANVSKKAPWETVSMEAE
- a CDS encoding nucleoside 2-deoxyribosyltransferase, with protein sequence MKKIYLAGPDVFEKDALDVGKMLKELCSNFGFEGLFPLDNILEAEEPQALAREIRQANLALIQQADIVMANLNPFRGLEPDSGTVYEVGFAEALGKPVFGYAEDLRTMKERIVESQKLCDSDIYCKEGKLIEDFELSHNLMLSHTLVATDAKTCLMAIKEHFSIN
- a CDS encoding pseudouridine synthase, which encodes MKKRLDQLLSSLGYCSRKDVRKLIAMGIVTVEGESRIKPETKVTHEIVRFDGEPLDPPQGMVILMHKPVGVVCSHDDGEGKLVYDLLPNRWRLRSPKLSTVGRLDKETSGLLLITDDGKLIHALTSPRKKVAKRYEATLAQPLTGEEKALFASGTLMLNGEKTPCLPARLEEGDGIHVALEITEGRYHQVRRMFAAAGNHVNALHRSRMGTLELGELQAGEFRILSPEEIARCSTESES
- a CDS encoding MGMT family protein translates to MNKNTDFNEKCYTLLRQIPKGKITTYKELARALGSKAWRAVGTALAKNPDLITTPCHRVIRSDGNIGEYALGREKKIELLKSEGIKITNGKIENFEEYFYSFQP